One stretch of Elephas maximus indicus isolate mEleMax1 chromosome 22, mEleMax1 primary haplotype, whole genome shotgun sequence DNA includes these proteins:
- the LOC126065979 gene encoding zinc finger protein 596-like isoform X10 has product MCSVVRESGHKKQEMISRRKNTSTIMRSLTEENPFECNFLGEDFTNNVTLTQHLLTYTGKKHDVTKEFGKSLSNKSFFNQHKQIHTRSKPYDCHLCGKAFIQSSDLIQHIRTHTGEKPYDCHMCGKTFSTRSNLKKHERIHTGEKPYVCQLCGKAFSQCYELRSHEKTHTGEKPYECSVCGKAFIQKSCLTQHNRTHTGEKPYDCHICGKTFSTKSNLRKHERIHTGEKPYVCQLCGKAFSQSYELKSHEKTHTGEKPYECHICGKVFIQKSCLTQHNRTHTGEKPYECHLCGKAFMNCSNLRRHERSHTGEKPYGCQLCGKAFSQCSELRDHEKTHTGEKPFQCNVCGKTFSRSSNLRLHERIHTGEKPYECHVCGKAFTRSSNMRLHENSHLRETMFVNYVESL; this is encoded by the exons TCAGGGAAAGTGGacataaaaaacaagaaatgatATCCCGCAGGAAGAACACATCCACCATCATG AGATCTCTCACTGAAGAGAATCCCTTTGAATGTAATTTTTTGGGAGAAGATTTTACCAACAATGTCACCTTGACTCAACATTTGTTAACTTACACGGGAAAGAAACATGATGTCACCAAAGAATTCGGAAAATCCCTTAGTAACAAGTCATTCTTTAATCAACATAAGCAAATTCATACTAGAAGTAAACCATATGACTGTCATCTATGTGGCAAAGCCTTCATTCAAAGCTCTGACCTTATACAACACATTAGAactcacacaggagagaaaccatATGATTGCCATATGTGTGGGAAAACCTTCAGTACAAGATCTAACCTTAAAAAACATGagagaattcacactggagagaaaccgtATGTTTGTCAActctgtgggaaagcctttagtcaatGTTATGAACTTAGAAGTCATGAGAAAacacacactggagagaaaccatatGAATGCAGTgtatgtgggaaagcctttattcaaAAGTCTTGCCTTACCCAACACAATAGAACTCACACTGGGGagaaaccatatgattgtcatatATGTGGAAAAACCTTCAGTACAAAATCTAATCTTAGAAAACATGagagaattcacactggagagaaaccatatGTTTGTCAActgtgtgggaaagcctttagtcagagCTATGAACTTAAAAGTCATGAGAAAACACATACTGGGGAGAAACCATATGAATGCCATATATGTGGGAAAGTCTTTATTCAAAAGTCTTGCCTTACACAACACAATAGAACTCACACTGGGGAGAAACCATATGAATGTCATctctgtgggaaagccttcatgAACTGTTCTAACTTGAGACGACATGAGAGAagccacactggagagaaaccatatGGATGTCAActatgtgggaaagcctttagtcagtgTTCTGAACTTAGAGATCATGAGAaaactcatactggagagaaaccattTCAGTGTAATGTCTGTGGGAAAACCTTCAGTAGAAGTTCTAACCTGAGACTTCAtgagagaattcatactggagagaaaccatat
- the LOC126065979 gene encoding zinc finger protein 596-like isoform X9, which produces MCSVVRESGHKKQEMISRRKNTSTIMQRSLTEENPFECNFLGEDFTNNVTLTQHLLTYTGKKHDVTKEFGKSLSNKSFFNQHKQIHTRSKPYDCHLCGKAFIQSSDLIQHIRTHTGEKPYDCHMCGKTFSTRSNLKKHERIHTGEKPYVCQLCGKAFSQCYELRSHEKTHTGEKPYECSVCGKAFIQKSCLTQHNRTHTGEKPYDCHICGKTFSTKSNLRKHERIHTGEKPYVCQLCGKAFSQSYELKSHEKTHTGEKPYECHICGKVFIQKSCLTQHNRTHTGEKPYECHLCGKAFMNCSNLRRHERSHTGEKPYGCQLCGKAFSQCSELRDHEKTHTGEKPFQCNVCGKTFSRSSNLRLHERIHTGEKPYECHVCGKAFTRSSNMRLHENSHLRETMFVNYVESL; this is translated from the exons TCAGGGAAAGTGGacataaaaaacaagaaatgatATCCCGCAGGAAGAACACATCCACCATCATG CAGAGATCTCTCACTGAAGAGAATCCCTTTGAATGTAATTTTTTGGGAGAAGATTTTACCAACAATGTCACCTTGACTCAACATTTGTTAACTTACACGGGAAAGAAACATGATGTCACCAAAGAATTCGGAAAATCCCTTAGTAACAAGTCATTCTTTAATCAACATAAGCAAATTCATACTAGAAGTAAACCATATGACTGTCATCTATGTGGCAAAGCCTTCATTCAAAGCTCTGACCTTATACAACACATTAGAactcacacaggagagaaaccatATGATTGCCATATGTGTGGGAAAACCTTCAGTACAAGATCTAACCTTAAAAAACATGagagaattcacactggagagaaaccgtATGTTTGTCAActctgtgggaaagcctttagtcaatGTTATGAACTTAGAAGTCATGAGAAAacacacactggagagaaaccatatGAATGCAGTgtatgtgggaaagcctttattcaaAAGTCTTGCCTTACCCAACACAATAGAACTCACACTGGGGagaaaccatatgattgtcatatATGTGGAAAAACCTTCAGTACAAAATCTAATCTTAGAAAACATGagagaattcacactggagagaaaccatatGTTTGTCAActgtgtgggaaagcctttagtcagagCTATGAACTTAAAAGTCATGAGAAAACACATACTGGGGAGAAACCATATGAATGCCATATATGTGGGAAAGTCTTTATTCAAAAGTCTTGCCTTACACAACACAATAGAACTCACACTGGGGAGAAACCATATGAATGTCATctctgtgggaaagccttcatgAACTGTTCTAACTTGAGACGACATGAGAGAagccacactggagagaaaccatatGGATGTCAActatgtgggaaagcctttagtcagtgTTCTGAACTTAGAGATCATGAGAaaactcatactggagagaaaccattTCAGTGTAATGTCTGTGGGAAAACCTTCAGTAGAAGTTCTAACCTGAGACTTCAtgagagaattcatactggagagaaaccatat
- the LOC126065979 gene encoding zinc finger protein 596-like isoform X7, with product MCSVVRESGHKKQEMISRRKNTSTIMVMQRSLTEENPFECNFLGEDFTNNVTLTQHLLTYTGKKHDVTKEFGKSLSNKSFFNQHKQIHTRSKPYDCHLCGKAFIQSSDLIQHIRTHTGEKPYDCHMCGKTFSTRSNLKKHERIHTGEKPYVCQLCGKAFSQCYELRSHEKTHTGEKPYECSVCGKAFIQKSCLTQHNRTHTGEKPYDCHICGKTFSTKSNLRKHERIHTGEKPYVCQLCGKAFSQSYELKSHEKTHTGEKPYECHICGKVFIQKSCLTQHNRTHTGEKPYECHLCGKAFMNCSNLRRHERSHTGEKPYGCQLCGKAFSQCSELRDHEKTHTGEKPFQCNVCGKTFSRSSNLRLHERIHTGEKPYECHVCGKAFTRSSNMRLHENSHLRETMFVNYVESL from the exons TCAGGGAAAGTGGacataaaaaacaagaaatgatATCCCGCAGGAAGAACACATCCACCATCATGGTAATG CAGAGATCTCTCACTGAAGAGAATCCCTTTGAATGTAATTTTTTGGGAGAAGATTTTACCAACAATGTCACCTTGACTCAACATTTGTTAACTTACACGGGAAAGAAACATGATGTCACCAAAGAATTCGGAAAATCCCTTAGTAACAAGTCATTCTTTAATCAACATAAGCAAATTCATACTAGAAGTAAACCATATGACTGTCATCTATGTGGCAAAGCCTTCATTCAAAGCTCTGACCTTATACAACACATTAGAactcacacaggagagaaaccatATGATTGCCATATGTGTGGGAAAACCTTCAGTACAAGATCTAACCTTAAAAAACATGagagaattcacactggagagaaaccgtATGTTTGTCAActctgtgggaaagcctttagtcaatGTTATGAACTTAGAAGTCATGAGAAAacacacactggagagaaaccatatGAATGCAGTgtatgtgggaaagcctttattcaaAAGTCTTGCCTTACCCAACACAATAGAACTCACACTGGGGagaaaccatatgattgtcatatATGTGGAAAAACCTTCAGTACAAAATCTAATCTTAGAAAACATGagagaattcacactggagagaaaccatatGTTTGTCAActgtgtgggaaagcctttagtcagagCTATGAACTTAAAAGTCATGAGAAAACACATACTGGGGAGAAACCATATGAATGCCATATATGTGGGAAAGTCTTTATTCAAAAGTCTTGCCTTACACAACACAATAGAACTCACACTGGGGAGAAACCATATGAATGTCATctctgtgggaaagccttcatgAACTGTTCTAACTTGAGACGACATGAGAGAagccacactggagagaaaccatatGGATGTCAActatgtgggaaagcctttagtcagtgTTCTGAACTTAGAGATCATGAGAaaactcatactggagagaaaccattTCAGTGTAATGTCTGTGGGAAAACCTTCAGTAGAAGTTCTAACCTGAGACTTCAtgagagaattcatactggagagaaaccatat
- the LOC126065979 gene encoding zinc finger protein 596-like isoform X8 yields MCSVVRESGHKKQEMISRRKNTSTIMVMRSLTEENPFECNFLGEDFTNNVTLTQHLLTYTGKKHDVTKEFGKSLSNKSFFNQHKQIHTRSKPYDCHLCGKAFIQSSDLIQHIRTHTGEKPYDCHMCGKTFSTRSNLKKHERIHTGEKPYVCQLCGKAFSQCYELRSHEKTHTGEKPYECSVCGKAFIQKSCLTQHNRTHTGEKPYDCHICGKTFSTKSNLRKHERIHTGEKPYVCQLCGKAFSQSYELKSHEKTHTGEKPYECHICGKVFIQKSCLTQHNRTHTGEKPYECHLCGKAFMNCSNLRRHERSHTGEKPYGCQLCGKAFSQCSELRDHEKTHTGEKPFQCNVCGKTFSRSSNLRLHERIHTGEKPYECHVCGKAFTRSSNMRLHENSHLRETMFVNYVESL; encoded by the exons TCAGGGAAAGTGGacataaaaaacaagaaatgatATCCCGCAGGAAGAACACATCCACCATCATGGTAATG AGATCTCTCACTGAAGAGAATCCCTTTGAATGTAATTTTTTGGGAGAAGATTTTACCAACAATGTCACCTTGACTCAACATTTGTTAACTTACACGGGAAAGAAACATGATGTCACCAAAGAATTCGGAAAATCCCTTAGTAACAAGTCATTCTTTAATCAACATAAGCAAATTCATACTAGAAGTAAACCATATGACTGTCATCTATGTGGCAAAGCCTTCATTCAAAGCTCTGACCTTATACAACACATTAGAactcacacaggagagaaaccatATGATTGCCATATGTGTGGGAAAACCTTCAGTACAAGATCTAACCTTAAAAAACATGagagaattcacactggagagaaaccgtATGTTTGTCAActctgtgggaaagcctttagtcaatGTTATGAACTTAGAAGTCATGAGAAAacacacactggagagaaaccatatGAATGCAGTgtatgtgggaaagcctttattcaaAAGTCTTGCCTTACCCAACACAATAGAACTCACACTGGGGagaaaccatatgattgtcatatATGTGGAAAAACCTTCAGTACAAAATCTAATCTTAGAAAACATGagagaattcacactggagagaaaccatatGTTTGTCAActgtgtgggaaagcctttagtcagagCTATGAACTTAAAAGTCATGAGAAAACACATACTGGGGAGAAACCATATGAATGCCATATATGTGGGAAAGTCTTTATTCAAAAGTCTTGCCTTACACAACACAATAGAACTCACACTGGGGAGAAACCATATGAATGTCATctctgtgggaaagccttcatgAACTGTTCTAACTTGAGACGACATGAGAGAagccacactggagagaaaccatatGGATGTCAActatgtgggaaagcctttagtcagtgTTCTGAACTTAGAGATCATGAGAaaactcatactggagagaaaccattTCAGTGTAATGTCTGTGGGAAAACCTTCAGTAGAAGTTCTAACCTGAGACTTCAtgagagaattcatactggagagaaaccatat